A segment of the Streptomyces pactum genome:
CGCGGATCGGCCTCACCGGGCAGTACGCGGCCGTGGACGAGGTGCTCACCGGCCGGCAGAACCTGGAGATGTTCGGGCGCCTGTTCCACCTGGGCGGCAGGCGGGCCCGTGCCCGGGCCGTCGAACTGCTGGAGCAGTTCGACCTGACCGACGCCGCCGACCGGGGCGTCGGCAAGTACAGCGGCGGCATGCGGCGCCGCCTCGACCTCGCCGCGTCGATGATCCTCGCCCCGTCCGTGCTGTTCCTGGACGAGCCGACGACGGGCCTCGACCCCCGCAGCCGCGGCGAGGTCTGGGACTCCGTCCGCGCGCTGGTGGCGAGCGGTACGACCGTGCTGCTGACCACGCAGTACCTGGAGGAGGCCGACAAGCTCGCCTCGCACATCACCGTCATCGACCAGGGCGGGTCCATCGCCGACGACACCCCGGACGGGCTGAAGAACCTGGTCGGCGGCGACCGTATCGAGGTCGTGGTGGCCGAGCGTTCGGAGATCCCGAGGGTGGTCAAGGTGGTCGCCCGGGTCTGCGACGGCGAACCCGAGGCCGACGAGGAGGGGCTGCGGGTGCACGCCCCGGTCACCGACCGGGTGCCGGCCCTGACCGAGGTGGCGCGCACCCTCCAGGACGAGGGCGTGGCCGTGGAGGACATCGGACTGCGCAGGCCGAGCCTGGACGACGTGTTCCTGCGTTTGACCGGCCACCGCACGAGTGCGGAGGCGAAGGAGAAGGAGGAGGCGGCGGCATGAGCGCTCTCGACCTGGACCTGACGACGGCCCCGCCCGAGCGCGGCCGCCTCTACTGGCTGATCTCCGACTGCGGCAACGTCGTCCGCCGCGGCCTGACCCACTACCAGCGCCAGCCCGTCAACATCGCCTGGCAGCTCGGCTTCCCGATCCTGTCCGTCCTCCTCTACGGCTACGTCTTCGGCAGCGCGATGACGGTGCCGGGCGGCGGGGACTACAAGGACTTCCTGATGCCGGGCATGTTCGTGATGACCATGGCGTTCGGCTTCATCAACACCGCGACCGTCGTCGTCTACGACTCGACCAAGGGCGTCATCGACCGGTTCCGCTCCATGCCGATGGCCTCCTCCGCGGTGGTGGCGGGGCGTGGGGTGACCGATCTCGTGGTCGCCTGTGCCGAGTTGACGATCCTGATGCTGACGGCGCTGGCCATGGGCTGGCGCCCGGACGGCGGCTGGGGCTTCGTGGCGGCGTTCGGTCTGCTGCTGTGGCTGCGGTTCGCGCTGATCTGGCTCGGCGTGTGGCTCGGGCTGCTGGTCCCCAACCCGGAGGCGGCGGGCGGCCTGTTCGCGGTGGCGTTCCCGCTGACCATGATCTCCAGCATCTTCGTCGCTCCGCAGCTCATGCCCGACTGGCTGGGCTGGGTGGCCGCCTGGAACCCCATCTCGTCCACGGCGGCGGCGGCCCGCGAACTGTTCGGCACGCCGGTCGGCGGCGGTGACTCGTGGGTCGAGCAGCACGCGCTGCTGATGGCGGGCGTGTGGCCGGTGGTACTGACGGCGCTCTTCCTGCCGCTGGCGGTGCGGCGCTTCCAGCGGCTCAGCAGGTAGGAGCGGGGAGCGGATGAGGGGCGCCCGGCGAGTGCCGGGCGCCCCTCATCGACGTGCTGCGGAAGTGGTGGTGCTCAGAGCTTCTCGATCACGTAGTCGACGCACTTCGTGAGTGCCTCGACGTCCGCCGGGTCGATCGCCGGGAACATCGCGACGCGCAACTGGTTGCGGCCGAGCTTGCGGTACGGCTCGGTGTCGACGACGCCGTTGGCGCGCAGCACCTTGGCGACGGCGGCGGCGTCGATGTCGTCGGCGAAGTCGATCGTGCCGATGACCTGCGAGCGCTTGGCCGGGTCCGAGACGAACGGCGTGGCGTACTTGGCCTCCTCCGCCCAGGTGTACAGGCGGGTCGAGGAGTCCTTGGTGCGGCCGGTGGTGAAGTCCAGGCCGCCCTGGCCGTTCATCCAGTCGAGCTGCTCGCCCAGCAGGAACAGGGTGGCCAGCGCCGGGGTGTTGTACGTCTGGTTCTTGCGGGAGTTGTCGATCGCGGTCGGCAGCGAGAAGAACTCCGGGACGTGCCGGCCGCTCGCGTGGATCCGCTCGGCGCGCTCGATGGCGGCCGGGGAGAACACGCCGATCCACAGGCCGCCGTCGGAGGCGAAGGACTTCTGCGGGGCGAAGTAGTAGACGTCGGTCTCGGCGATGTCGACGGGCAGGCCGCCGGCGCCGGAGGTGGCGTCGACCAGCACGAGGGAGCCCTCGTCCGCGCCGGCGACACGCTTGATGGGCATGGCGACGCCGGTCGAGGTCTCGTTGTGCGTGAACGCGTACACGTCCACGCCGGCCTCGGCCCGCGCCTCGGGGTGGGTGCCCGGGTCGGAGGAGACGACCGTCGGCTCGGCCAGCCAGGGCGCCAGCTTGGCGGCCTTGGCGAACTTGGAGGAGAACTCGCCGAAACTCAGGTGCTGCGACTTGTTCTCGATCAGGCCGTGGGTCGCGACGTCCCAGAACGCGGTGGAGCCGCCGTTGCCGAGGATCACCTCGTAGCCGTCGGGGAGCCGGAACAGCTCGGAGATGCCCTCACGGACCTTGCCGACCAGGTTCTTGACGGGCGCCTGGCGGTGGGAGGTGCCGAGCAGGGACGTACCGGTGGCGGCCAGGGCGTCCAGCGCCTCCACCCGCACCTTGGAGGGACCAGCGCCGAAACGACCGTCGGCGGGCTTCATGTCAGCAGGAATCTGGATCTCAGCCACGTGCCGGAGGGTATCCCGTCGGCCAAACCGGGCGAAGCCATGTCCGTCCGATGAGACGAGATCTCCGCCTTGCGGACCTGTGCCGAGCTACAAGAGCCATGCTGGAGGCATGACCGATCTGGAGGCAGCACTGCGCACGGCCGTACGCGGCGAGGTCGGCTTCGACGTCACCTCCCGGGCCCTGACGACGATGGACGCGTCCAACTACCGGCGGGTCCCGCTGGGGGTGGTGGCACCGAGAGACGCCGACGACGTGGCGGCCGTGCTGGAGGTGTGCCGGGCGCGCGGGGTGCCGGTCGTGGCGCGGGGCGGTGGCACGTCGATCGCGGGACAGGCGACCGGCACGGGCGTCGTCCTGGACTTCACCCGGCACATGAACCGGCTGGTCTCGCTCGACCGGGAGGCGCGAACGGCCGTCGTCCAGCCGGGCCTGGTCCTCGACCGCCTCCAGCAGGCCGCCGCCCCGCACGGCCTGCGCTTCGGCCCCGACCCCTCCACCCACAGCCGCTGCACGCTCGGCGGCATGATCGGCAACAACTCGTGCGGCTCCCACTCGGTGGCGTGGGGCACGACGGCGGACAGCGTGCGAGAGCTGACGGTCCTCACCGCGCGGGGGGAGCGGCTCCGGCTCGGGCAGGAGTGGGCCGGGGCCCCGGAGGGCCTGCGTGAGCTGGTCGACGGCGACCCGGCACGGCTGCGCACCGGCTTCCCCGACCTGCCCCGCCGCATCTCCGGCTACGCGCTGGACGCGCTGCTGCCGGAGAAGGGCGCGGACGTGGCCCGTTCCTTCTGCGGTTCGGAGGGCACGCTGGGCGTGCTGACCGAGGCGGTGGTGCGGCTGGTCGAGTCTCCGCGCGCGCGGGTGCTGGCGGTGCTCGGTTACGCCGACGAGGCCGGGGCGGCTCAGGCGGCGGCCGGGCTGCTGCCGCTCGGGCCGCTGACGGTGGAGGGCATGGCGGTGGACCTGGTGCCCTCCACGGAAGGGCTGCCACGGGGTGGCGCGTGGCTGTTCGTGGAGACGGGCGGCGACACGGCGGCGGAGGCCCGCGCGCGTGCGGAGGCGGTCGTGCGGGCGGCGGATGTCGTGGACGCGCTCGTGGTGACCGACCCGGCCGGGCAGCGGACGCTGTGGC
Coding sequences within it:
- a CDS encoding ATP-binding cassette domain-containing protein, with amino-acid sequence MSDAYAVRAEGLEKRYRGKRALDGFDLAVREGTVHGLLGPNGAGKTTAVRILSTLIRLDGGRAEVAGLDVARQAREVRARIGLTGQYAAVDEVLTGRQNLEMFGRLFHLGGRRARARAVELLEQFDLTDAADRGVGKYSGGMRRRLDLAASMILAPSVLFLDEPTTGLDPRSRGEVWDSVRALVASGTTVLLTTQYLEEADKLASHITVIDQGGSIADDTPDGLKNLVGGDRIEVVVAERSEIPRVVKVVARVCDGEPEADEEGLRVHAPVTDRVPALTEVARTLQDEGVAVEDIGLRRPSLDDVFLRLTGHRTSAEAKEKEEAAA
- the serC gene encoding phosphoserine transaminase; its protein translation is MAEIQIPADMKPADGRFGAGPSKVRVEALDALAATGTSLLGTSHRQAPVKNLVGKVREGISELFRLPDGYEVILGNGGSTAFWDVATHGLIENKSQHLSFGEFSSKFAKAAKLAPWLAEPTVVSSDPGTHPEARAEAGVDVYAFTHNETSTGVAMPIKRVAGADEGSLVLVDATSGAGGLPVDIAETDVYYFAPQKSFASDGGLWIGVFSPAAIERAERIHASGRHVPEFFSLPTAIDNSRKNQTYNTPALATLFLLGEQLDWMNGQGGLDFTTGRTKDSSTRLYTWAEEAKYATPFVSDPAKRSQVIGTIDFADDIDAAAVAKVLRANGVVDTEPYRKLGRNQLRVAMFPAIDPADVEALTKCVDYVIEKL
- a CDS encoding ABC transporter permease, translating into MSALDLDLTTAPPERGRLYWLISDCGNVVRRGLTHYQRQPVNIAWQLGFPILSVLLYGYVFGSAMTVPGGGDYKDFLMPGMFVMTMAFGFINTATVVVYDSTKGVIDRFRSMPMASSAVVAGRGVTDLVVACAELTILMLTALAMGWRPDGGWGFVAAFGLLLWLRFALIWLGVWLGLLVPNPEAAGGLFAVAFPLTMISSIFVAPQLMPDWLGWVAAWNPISSTAAAARELFGTPVGGGDSWVEQHALLMAGVWPVVLTALFLPLAVRRFQRLSR